Proteins encoded by one window of Panicum virgatum strain AP13 chromosome 7N, P.virgatum_v5, whole genome shotgun sequence:
- the LOC120680583 gene encoding aluminum-activated malate transporter 10-like, whose translation MEMATVKGAQDGPGAPAECRVTVPEGASVAVEHEASRGARTWAAWVASRALAFRDMVLGLGERVWTIGADDPRRAVHGLKVGLALALVSVFYYTRPLYDGVGGAAMWAVLTVVVVFEYTVGGCVYKGLNRAIATASAAVVALGVHWIASKSGDKFEPFIRSGSVFLLAAMATFSRFIPTVKARFDYGVTIFILTYSLVAVSGYRVGAVAAMAQQRMWTISIGVSICFATCALICPVWAGQELHRATARNMERLAGAVEACVEDYFAAAGTSGSKQPSSKAEGYRCVLNSKAFEDSQANLARWEPPHGRFGFRHPYGQYRNVGAAMRHCAYCVEALVGCVRLAETQAAAAPGHARRHLADACTRVAALCARVLREASASVSAMTTSKILDLAVADLNAAVQELQADMRALPSTLLLAEAGSAEPAASTAPLTMDAAQLFAVTSLLIEVSARIEGIVDAVNTLASLANFKSSADEEKPLESATRRNATRDQPGLGIVVGREQEDR comes from the exons ATGGAAATGGCTACGGTGAAGGGGGCGCAGGACGGGCCTGGTGCCCCGGCGGAGTGTCGGGTGACGGTGCCGGAGGGCGCGTCGGTGGCGGTGGAGCACGAGGCCAGCCGGGGCGCGCGGACGTGGGCGGCGTGGGTAGCCTCGCGCGCGCTCGCGTTCAGGGACATGGTGCTCGGGCTCGGCGAGCGGGTCTGGACGATCGGCGCCGACGACCCCAGGCGGGCGGTGCACGGCCTCAAGGTGGGGCTTGCCCTCGCGCTGGTCTCCGTGTTCTACTACACCAGGCCCCTCTacgacggcgtcggcggcgcggccatgTGGGCCGTACTGAcggtcgtcgtcgtcttcgAGTACACCGTCG GTGGCTGCGTGTACAAGGGATTGAACCGAGCCATCGccacggccagcgccgccgtggtcgcGCTTGGCGTGCACTGGATCGCCAGCAAGTCCGGCGACAAGTTCGAGCCGTTCATCCGCAGTGGCTCCGTCTTTCTGCTTG CGGCGATGGCGACCTTCTCGCGCTTCATCCCGACGGTGAAGGCGCGGTTCGACTACGGCGTCACCATATTCATCCTCACCTACAGCCTGGTGGCGGTGTCGGGGTACCGCgtgggcgcggtggcggcgatggCGCAGCAGCGAATGTGGACCATCTCCATCGGCGTCTCCATCTGCTTCGCCACCTGCGCGCTCATCTGCCCCGTGTGGGCCGGCCAGGAGCTGCACCGCGCCACCGCGCGCAACATGGAGAGGCTCGCGGGCGCCGTCGAGGCCTGCGTCGAGGACTACTTTGCCGCCGCGGGGACTAGCGGCAGCAAGCAGCCGTCCTCCAAGGCCGAGGGGTACAGGTGCGTGCTCAACTCCAAGGCGTTCGAGGACTCGCAGGCCAACCTGGCGCGGTGGGAGCCCCCGCACGGCAGGTTCGGCTTCCGCCACCCGTACGGCCAGTACAGGAACGTTGGCGCCGCCATGCGACACTGCGCCTACTGCGTGGAGGCCCTGGTCGGCTGCGTCCGGTTGGCGGAgacccaggcggcggcggcgcccgggcaCGCCAGGCGGCACCTCGCCGACGCGTGCacgcgggtggcggcgctgtgcgCCAGGGTGCTCAGGGAGGCGTCGGCCTCCGTCAGCGCGATGACCACGTCGAAGATCCTCGACCTCGCCGTGGCGGACCTGAACGCCGCCGTGCAGGAGCTGCAGGCCGACATGAGGGCGCTCCCGTCCACGCTGCTGCTGGCCGAGGCGGGGTCGGCGGAGCCCGCGGCGTCTACGGCGCCGCTGACCATGGACGCGGCGCAGCTGTTCGCGGTCACCTCGCTGCTGATAGAGGTGTCCGCCAGGATCGAGGGCATTGTGGACGCCGTCAACACGCTGGCGAGCCTCGCGAACTTCAAGTCATCAGCAGATGAAGAAAAGCCTTTAGAGTCCGCGACTAGGCGCAACGCAACCCGTGATCAGCCCGGACTCGGAATAGTCGTCGGGAGGGAACAGGAGGATAGATGA